From a region of the Dickeya poaceiphila genome:
- a CDS encoding phage tail protein, translating into MAAKYMALLTQVGTAKLANATALGKMLNITHMGVGDGGGNPTTPNSTQTALINEKRRAVLNTLHVDPTNPNQIIAEQVIPENEGGFWLREIGLYDADGELVAVANCPDTYKPQLQEGSGRVQTVRMILVVSHAQAVSLSIDPAVVLATRKFVDDKAIEVQAYADDLMAKHLAASNPHPQYAPLVSPSLTGVPTAPTAVAGTRNSQLATTAFVKGAIEALVASSPEVLDTLNELAAALGNDPNFATTITNALAGKQPLDNTLTALSGKSVAALLEYLGLGTAAKKNVGTGAGQLPDMHSFSIGSNNAFRLPTGHIVQFDYGVLSDIGGFTKSYPIPFPTTAIVLIGIVYNTLGVRWVATPNIFDRTAANINFVDSATGNALTGITVGYLAIGY; encoded by the coding sequence ATGGCGGCGAAATATATGGCGTTACTCACCCAGGTGGGTACGGCAAAACTGGCGAATGCCACGGCATTAGGGAAAATGCTGAATATTACTCATATGGGCGTGGGCGATGGCGGCGGTAATCCAACAACGCCTAATTCGACTCAGACGGCATTAATTAATGAAAAACGTCGGGCGGTATTAAATACTCTGCATGTTGATCCCACTAATCCGAATCAGATTATTGCCGAACAGGTGATTCCGGAAAATGAAGGCGGATTCTGGCTGCGTGAAATTGGTTTGTACGATGCGGACGGGGAGTTAGTTGCCGTGGCCAACTGCCCGGACACCTACAAGCCGCAATTACAGGAAGGCTCTGGCCGTGTACAAACCGTGCGCATGATTTTGGTCGTCAGTCATGCTCAGGCCGTGTCATTGAGCATTGACCCGGCGGTGGTGCTGGCAACGCGTAAGTTTGTTGATGACAAGGCGATTGAGGTGCAAGCCTATGCCGATGACCTGATGGCAAAACACCTTGCTGCCAGTAACCCCCATCCGCAATATGCACCGCTGGTAAGTCCCTCGCTGACGGGGGTGCCGACTGCGCCAACGGCGGTTGCAGGAACCCGCAATAGTCAGCTGGCAACGACCGCATTTGTTAAAGGCGCTATTGAAGCACTGGTTGCCTCTTCTCCAGAAGTACTTGATACGCTGAATGAACTGGCAGCCGCTTTGGGTAACGATCCAAACTTTGCCACCACAATCACGAACGCACTGGCGGGCAAACAGCCGCTGGACAACACGCTGACTGCATTGTCAGGAAAATCTGTTGCTGCGCTTCTCGAATACCTTGGTTTAGGAACCGCAGCGAAAAAAAACGTAGGTACTGGTGCTGGTCAACTCCCTGATATGCATAGTTTTTCAATCGGCAGCAATAATGCATTCAGATTGCCGACAGGTCACATTGTACAGTTCGATTATGGTGTATTGAGTGACATTGGGGGATTTACGAAAAGCTACCCTATTCCGTTCCCTACAACGGCCATCGTGCTGATTGGGATTGTGTACAACACGTTAGGGGTACGGTGGGTTGCTACACCGAATATTTTTGACAGAACTGCGGCGAACATCAACTTTGTAGACTCTGCCACGGGCAATGCTTTGACGGGGATAACCGTTGGCTATCTGGCTATAGGATACTGA
- a CDS encoding tail fiber assembly protein: MKKINSVYSPSQNVIYPAQLYADYERAGTWPSDGIEIGDDDAVRFSPVNQPVGKMLGYVEGGLIWVDEPAPSQMQLIREVEARRQLLLSTANDLTADWRTELALDIIADGDKAKLVEWMQYIKAVKAVDISTAPNVSWPEKPNM, from the coding sequence ATGAAAAAAATTAATAGCGTTTATTCACCCTCGCAGAATGTTATTTATCCCGCACAGCTTTATGCTGATTATGAACGTGCAGGTACATGGCCATCAGATGGGATAGAAATCGGCGATGACGATGCCGTGCGGTTCAGCCCGGTTAATCAGCCAGTGGGAAAAATGCTGGGATACGTCGAGGGTGGGCTTATCTGGGTTGATGAACCCGCACCATCGCAGATGCAACTGATTAGAGAAGTCGAGGCAAGACGACAACTACTTCTTTCAACGGCGAATGACCTGACTGCCGACTGGCGAACAGAACTTGCACTGGACATCATTGCTGACGGGGATAAAGCGAAGCTGGTTGAATGGATGCAATACATCAAAGCCGTGAAGGCAGTAGACATCTCTACTGCGCCGAATGTTAGCTGGCCGGAGAAACCGAATATGTAG
- a CDS encoding phage tail-collar fiber domain-containing protein yields the protein MGTKYFTILTRIGEVKLAEAISTGKPLEITEMGVGDGGGVLQTPDTMQTKLVNEKRRAVINSLSVDPDNPGQIIAEQVIPENEGGFWLREIGLYDAAGNLIAVANCPETYKPELKEGSGRVQTVRMILIVSRTDAVTLKFDPTVALATRRYADTLLAGHLAEPNPHSQYLLISEFVGIPQPWPQATAPAGWLKCNGQSFDKTVYPRLAQVYPSGVLPDLRGEFIRGWDDGRGVDASRALLSQQEGAIPDHNHMLEGLWSTAINTSSELGAIVGTGDKIWNTLQEYQGIDLPPSLGIATSIGSGGYAFSGEKVKRVLRTPVAAENRPRNIAFNYIVRAA from the coding sequence ATGGGAACCAAATACTTTACGATTCTTACCCGTATCGGTGAGGTTAAACTGGCGGAAGCAATCTCAACCGGAAAGCCACTGGAAATTACCGAGATGGGCGTTGGGGATGGCGGTGGGGTATTACAGACGCCAGATACGATGCAGACCAAATTGGTGAATGAAAAGCGCCGGGCGGTGATCAATTCCCTGAGTGTAGACCCGGATAACCCCGGTCAGATTATTGCCGAGCAGGTGATCCCGGAAAATGAAGGGGGATTCTGGCTGCGTGAAATTGGTTTGTATGATGCGGCTGGCAATTTGATTGCGGTAGCCAATTGCCCGGAAACCTATAAACCGGAACTGAAGGAAGGGTCGGGCCGGGTACAGACGGTACGCATGATCCTGATTGTCAGCCGTACCGATGCGGTAACGCTAAAATTTGACCCGACAGTCGCGCTGGCGACACGGCGTTATGCGGATACGCTGCTGGCGGGGCATCTTGCCGAACCCAACCCCCATTCGCAGTATCTGTTGATCAGTGAATTTGTCGGTATTCCACAACCCTGGCCGCAGGCGACCGCCCCGGCGGGCTGGCTGAAATGTAACGGCCAGTCGTTTGATAAAACTGTCTATCCCCGGCTGGCGCAGGTCTACCCGTCCGGTGTGCTGCCGGATTTGCGCGGTGAATTTATTCGCGGTTGGGATGATGGGAGAGGAGTGGATGCGAGCAGAGCGCTGCTTAGCCAGCAAGAGGGAGCAATTCCAGATCATAACCACATGCTTGAGGGATTATGGTCTACTGCAATAAACACATCGTCAGAACTGGGGGCGATTGTTGGAACGGGAGATAAAATATGGAATACGTTGCAGGAGTATCAAGGGATTGACTTGCCTCCATCCCTCGGCATCGCGACGAGTATCGGTTCCGGAGGTTATGCTTTCAGTGGAGAAAAAGTAAAACGCGTATTACGTACTCCAGTAGCTGCAGAAAACAGGCCCCGCAACATCGCCTTTAACTACATCGTGAGGGCGGCATGA
- a CDS encoding tail fiber assembly protein, which yields MTISTQDVRAVLAVDGLAAQAGWLRVYHVDAATREYDGYSDEYLMPGTGIPAHSYADEPPQPVAEGQALRRSSDGLQWEWVPDLRGQTVYDTQTRQPHVVSELGALPARLTLLPPASKFDCWDGAQWVTDTAAHRESLLQAARQECESRRQTAHERIRELTYAQELDIATEQETQALKSWKIYLVQLSRIDLSQSPDIDWPTIPAN from the coding sequence ATGACGATATCAACACAGGACGTGCGCGCGGTGCTGGCGGTGGATGGGCTGGCGGCTCAAGCTGGCTGGTTACGGGTGTATCACGTGGATGCTGCAACCCGTGAGTACGATGGCTACAGTGACGAATATCTGATGCCGGGAACAGGGATTCCCGCGCACAGCTATGCTGATGAGCCGCCGCAGCCTGTGGCGGAAGGGCAGGCGCTACGGCGTTCGTCTGATGGCCTGCAGTGGGAATGGGTGCCGGATTTACGTGGGCAGACCGTTTACGACACGCAGACGCGTCAGCCGCACGTGGTGAGTGAGCTGGGAGCGTTGCCCGCCCGCCTGACCTTGCTGCCGCCAGCCAGCAAGTTTGACTGTTGGGATGGCGCACAATGGGTAACGGATACCGCAGCGCACCGGGAAAGCCTGCTACAGGCGGCCCGACAGGAGTGTGAAAGCCGTCGCCAGACGGCGCATGAGCGTATCCGTGAGCTGACCTATGCGCAGGAACTGGACATCGCCACCGAGCAGGAAACCCAGGCGCTTAAAAGCTGGAAAATCTATCTGGTACAGTTAAGTCGTATTGATCTGTCTCAGTCGCCGGATATCGACTGGCCGACTATACCCGCAAACTGA
- a CDS encoding phage tail protein: MGTKYFTLLTQVGEKKLAAAIAAGKSLELVQMGVGDGNGVLPTPDSVQTRLVNERRRGVINSLTVDPDNTNQMIAEQVIPENEGGFWLREIGLYDVDGDLIAVGNCPETYKPELKEGSGRVQTVRMILIVSRTDVITLKFDPTVALATRRYADTLLADHVAAVNPHKQYAPIESPAFTGTPAAPTAVAGTSTTQLATTAFVAAGLSGKMDKNQNGADIQDPTQFVKNLGLENRFAGRILRIKKITSSQNYQWPDDVSAIDVTICGAGGGGGAAAASPQNYHSAGSGGGAGGWARSFYRKGDIPALIYLEVGAGGMGGVDGVNEPGFGGATKFGTLMTAIGGARGANGIAAAIGMSLLMGNGGGGTGSGGNLVAGFGGSGTPAIFFSSGHESGAGGDSVFSFGAPPLTSNSSIAGIDGIDGSGGSGGYEMPGEPATKGGNGGNGVIMIVEYSA, encoded by the coding sequence ATGGGGACTAAATATTTTACCTTGCTCACCCAGGTGGGTGAGAAAAAGCTGGCGGCGGCGATAGCAGCGGGAAAATCGCTGGAACTGGTGCAAATGGGGGTGGGAGATGGCAACGGCGTACTCCCCACTCCGGATTCAGTGCAAACCAGACTGGTGAATGAAAGACGGCGCGGCGTCATCAATTCGTTAACGGTTGACCCGGATAACACCAATCAGATGATTGCCGAGCAGGTGATCCCGGAAAATGAAGGGGGATTCTGGCTGCGTGAAATCGGGCTGTACGACGTGGATGGCGACTTGATTGCGGTTGGCAACTGCCCGGAAACCTATAAGCCGGAACTGAAAGAAGGGTCGGGCCGGGTGCAGACAGTACGCATGATCCTGATTGTCAGCCGCACCGATGTAATAACACTGAAGTTTGACCCAACGGTGGCGCTGGCGACACGGCGTTATGCCGATACCTTGCTGGCTGACCATGTCGCCGCCGTTAATCCGCATAAGCAGTATGCGCCGATTGAGAGTCCGGCATTTACCGGTACTCCTGCGGCACCGACGGCTGTAGCAGGTACGAGTACGACACAACTGGCAACCACGGCGTTTGTTGCTGCCGGGTTATCAGGAAAAATGGATAAAAATCAGAACGGTGCTGATATTCAGGATCCGACTCAATTTGTCAAAAACTTGGGCTTAGAAAATCGTTTTGCAGGCCGTATCCTGCGCATAAAAAAAATCACCTCAAGCCAGAATTATCAATGGCCTGATGATGTGTCTGCTATTGATGTCACCATCTGTGGTGCGGGTGGTGGCGGCGGTGCAGCAGCGGCGTCCCCACAGAATTATCACTCGGCAGGTTCCGGCGGTGGTGCAGGCGGCTGGGCACGATCTTTTTACCGTAAAGGTGATATTCCTGCGTTGATCTATCTGGAGGTCGGTGCTGGCGGCATGGGCGGTGTAGATGGGGTAAATGAGCCGGGGTTTGGTGGCGCGACGAAATTTGGAACGTTAATGACGGCGATCGGTGGAGCGAGGGGGGCTAACGGTATCGCAGCTGCAATCGGTATGTCACTTCTGATGGGTAATGGCGGTGGCGGAACTGGGTCTGGTGGGAATCTTGTCGCGGGTTTTGGCGGCTCAGGTACACCTGCGATTTTTTTCAGTAGCGGTCATGAATCCGGTGCAGGCGGCGATTCTGTTTTTTCATTCGGTGCTCCACCACTAACGTCGAATAGTTCGATTGCAGGGATCGATGGTATCGATGGTTCTGGTGGTAGTGGTGGGTATGAGATGCCAGGTGAGCCTGCTACTAAAGGTGGTAATGGTGGTAATGGCGTCATTATGATTGTGGAGTATTCAGCATGA
- a CDS encoding tail fiber assembly protein, producing MSKIYAVIENGVVMNTVVWDSDVGADWKPQNGALIDISSERVGVGYLYSDGVFTPPEKSRDEYIADATLRKTQLLSEAQKMIANWQTDLLLGVISDDDKSRLVRWREYMKQVDAIDAQSAPDITWPVPPAA from the coding sequence ATGAGTAAAATATACGCGGTAATCGAAAACGGTGTGGTGATGAATACCGTAGTCTGGGATAGCGATGTTGGGGCTGACTGGAAGCCGCAGAATGGCGCGTTAATCGATATTTCATCAGAACGTGTCGGTGTCGGTTATCTGTATTCTGACGGTGTATTTACGCCACCTGAAAAAAGCCGGGATGAATATATTGCGGACGCTACGCTACGAAAAACGCAGCTATTGTCAGAAGCACAAAAAATGATAGCAAACTGGCAGACTGATCTCTTGCTGGGCGTGATTTCTGATGATGATAAAAGCCGTTTAGTGCGCTGGCGCGAGTACATGAAACAAGTTGACGCCATTGATGCACAGAGCGCACCCGATATCACCTGGCCTGTTCCTCCTGCGGCGTAA
- a CDS encoding NUDIX hydrolase, with translation MKRRPASRLLILNPEQRVLLFLFHHTQDALAGQRYWATPGGAVENGETFEQAAVRELWEETGIRRQDPGPCIATCTFTMAMPDGDTVIADERFFVIPITDSTLHTGNWTAHEQEVMRDHHWWSRDELLTTQDKVYPEQLVEMLWPGRTCLVTPQEEQAR, from the coding sequence ATGAAACGGCGACCAGCTTCACGCCTGCTGATTCTCAACCCTGAACAACGGGTATTGCTATTCCTGTTCCATCATACTCAGGATGCCCTTGCCGGACAGCGTTATTGGGCAACACCTGGCGGGGCGGTAGAAAACGGAGAAACGTTTGAGCAGGCGGCGGTACGAGAGCTGTGGGAGGAGACCGGTATCCGTCGTCAGGACCCCGGCCCTTGTATCGCTACGTGTACCTTTACCATGGCGATGCCTGACGGAGACACCGTGATTGCCGATGAGCGGTTTTTTGTCATCCCTATCACCGACAGTACTCTCCACACTGGCAACTGGACAGCGCATGAACAGGAAGTGATGCGGGACCATCACTGGTGGAGCCGCGATGAACTCCTCACCACACAGGATAAGGTCTACCCGGAACAGTTGGTTGAAATGCTGTGGCCGGGCAGAACGTGTCTGGTTACGCCGCAGGAGGAACAGGCCAGGTGA
- the fieF gene encoding CDF family cation-efflux transporter FieF (FieF, a metal efflux transporter, is a member of the CDF (cation diffusion facilitator) family of transporters.), with translation MNSHYARLVTTAAFLATAMALSLFGMKVYAWWYSGSVSLLASLVDSLVDIAASLVNLLVVRYSLQPADTEHTFGHGKAESLAALAQSMFISGSALFLLLTGAQHLMTPQPLQGAELGIWITIIALVATGLLVSFQRWVIRKTHSQAVRADMLHYQSDVLMNGAILLSLVLSWKGITWADAVFALGIGVYILGSALRMAYDAIQVLLDRALPDDERQEIVTIVSSWPGVSGAHQLRTRRSGPTRFIQLHLEMADNLPLVESHQIADELEQALLKRFPGSDIIIHQDPVSVVPPEQRGRWEL, from the coding sequence ATGAATTCTCATTACGCACGTTTGGTGACGACCGCGGCTTTTTTGGCTACCGCCATGGCATTATCGCTGTTTGGCATGAAGGTGTACGCCTGGTGGTACAGCGGTTCGGTCAGTTTGCTGGCGTCGTTGGTGGATTCGTTGGTGGATATCGCGGCGTCGCTGGTTAATCTGCTGGTGGTTCGCTATTCGCTGCAACCCGCCGATACGGAACATACGTTCGGGCATGGCAAAGCCGAGTCGCTGGCCGCGCTGGCGCAGAGCATGTTCATTTCCGGTTCGGCGCTGTTTTTATTATTGACCGGCGCCCAACATCTGATGACTCCGCAGCCGTTGCAAGGGGCTGAACTGGGGATATGGATAACCATTATTGCGCTGGTGGCGACGGGGCTGCTGGTGAGTTTCCAGCGTTGGGTTATCCGTAAAACCCACAGTCAGGCGGTACGGGCCGACATGTTGCACTACCAGTCGGATGTCCTGATGAATGGTGCGATCCTGCTGTCGCTGGTGCTGAGCTGGAAAGGCATCACCTGGGCCGACGCAGTGTTTGCACTGGGGATCGGCGTCTATATTTTAGGCAGTGCCTTGCGCATGGCCTACGATGCCATTCAGGTGCTGCTGGACAGAGCGCTGCCGGATGACGAGCGGCAGGAAATCGTCACTATCGTGTCTTCATGGCCGGGCGTCAGTGGAGCGCATCAGTTGCGCACCCGCCGCTCTGGCCCGACTCGTTTTATCCAGTTGCATCTTGAAATGGCGGATAACCTGCCGCTGGTGGAATCTCACCAGATTGCGGACGAACTGGAGCAGGCATTGCTCAAACGCTTTCCCGGTTCAGACATTATTATCCATCAGGACCCTGTTTCGGTGGTGCCGCCAGAACAACGAGGCCGTTGGGAGCTATAG
- the pfkA gene encoding 6-phosphofructokinase, with translation MIKKIGVLTSGGDAPGMNAAIRGVVRAALAENLDVYGIYDGYQGLYEDRMEQLDRYSVSDVINRGGTFLGSARFPAFREEAVRQVCVDNMKKHGLDALVVIGGDGSYMGAKRLTEMGFPCIGLPGTIDNDVAGTDYTIGYFTALETVVEAIDRLRDTSSSHQRISIVEVMGRHCGDLTLAAAIAGGCEFIVLPEVDFKKEDLVEEIKAGIAKGKKHAIVAITELVCDVDELAHYIETETGRETRATVLGHIQRGGSPVAYDRILASRMGAYSIELLQQGYGGRCVGIQNEKLVHHDIIDAIENMKRPFKGDWLNTAKKLF, from the coding sequence ATGATTAAAAAAATCGGAGTACTGACGAGCGGTGGCGATGCGCCGGGGATGAATGCGGCTATTCGTGGCGTAGTGCGTGCCGCGTTAGCGGAAAACCTGGACGTATACGGCATCTATGATGGCTATCAGGGTTTGTATGAAGATCGCATGGAGCAGTTGGACCGCTATAGCGTGTCGGATGTGATCAACCGCGGCGGCACGTTCCTTGGCTCTGCCCGTTTCCCTGCGTTCCGCGAAGAAGCGGTACGTCAGGTGTGCGTGGACAACATGAAAAAGCATGGTCTGGATGCGCTGGTGGTGATCGGTGGTGATGGTTCTTACATGGGGGCCAAACGCCTGACCGAAATGGGTTTCCCCTGCATCGGTTTGCCGGGCACCATTGATAATGATGTGGCGGGCACCGATTACACCATTGGTTACTTCACTGCGCTGGAAACCGTGGTCGAGGCGATTGACCGCCTGCGCGATACCTCGTCTTCCCACCAGCGCATTTCCATCGTGGAAGTGATGGGGCGTCACTGCGGCGACCTGACGCTGGCCGCCGCGATTGCCGGCGGTTGCGAGTTCATTGTGTTGCCGGAAGTAGACTTCAAAAAAGAAGATTTGGTGGAAGAGATTAAAGCCGGCATCGCCAAAGGGAAGAAACACGCTATTGTTGCGATTACCGAACTGGTGTGCGATGTGGACGAACTGGCGCACTATATTGAGACAGAAACCGGGCGCGAAACCCGTGCTACTGTACTGGGCCACATTCAGCGTGGTGGTTCGCCGGTGGCTTATGACCGTATCCTTGCGTCCCGCATGGGCGCGTACTCGATTGAACTGTTGCAGCAAGGCTATGGTGGCCGTTGCGTCGGGATTCAGAATGAAAAACTGGTCCATCATGATATTATTGACGCTATCGAGAACATGAAGCGCCCGTTCAAAGGCGACTGGCTGAATACCGCCAAGAAGCTGTTCTGA
- the aguB gene encoding N-carbamoylputrescine amidase yields MTKVTVAATQMACTWDLPKNIENAERLVRQAHAQGAQIILIQELFAAPYFCIDQSPEHYALAQELATSELIQHFSALAAELAVVLPLSFFERANNAYYNSLVMIDADGSVLDVYRKTHIPNGPAYQEKQFFIPGDTGFKVWQTRYAKVGVGICWDQWFPETARCLALNGAELIFYPTAIGSEPAYPDIDSQPHWTRVQQGHAAANLIPVIVSNRIGTEASKYIDGLEMTFYGSSFIADQTGALVAQANKTDETVLVHAFDLEAIAAQRAAWGLFRDRRPDMYGVIGTSDGKTWR; encoded by the coding sequence ATGACAAAAGTTACCGTTGCCGCCACGCAGATGGCCTGCACCTGGGATTTGCCAAAAAATATCGAAAACGCCGAACGGCTGGTGCGTCAGGCTCATGCTCAAGGGGCACAAATCATTCTGATTCAGGAACTGTTTGCCGCGCCTTATTTCTGCATTGACCAGAGTCCTGAGCATTATGCGCTGGCGCAGGAACTGGCAACCAGCGAGCTTATCCAACACTTTTCCGCCCTGGCGGCTGAACTGGCCGTGGTGCTGCCGCTGAGCTTCTTCGAACGCGCCAATAACGCCTACTACAACTCGCTGGTGATGATTGACGCCGACGGCAGCGTACTGGACGTATATCGCAAAACCCATATTCCTAACGGCCCCGCCTATCAGGAAAAACAGTTCTTTATTCCGGGCGACACCGGTTTCAAAGTGTGGCAGACCCGCTACGCCAAAGTGGGTGTGGGCATCTGCTGGGATCAGTGGTTCCCGGAAACCGCTCGCTGCCTGGCGCTCAACGGCGCCGAGCTGATTTTCTACCCGACCGCTATCGGTTCTGAACCGGCGTACCCGGACATCGACAGCCAGCCGCACTGGACTCGCGTACAGCAGGGCCATGCCGCCGCCAACCTGATCCCGGTTATCGTGTCCAACCGTATCGGCACCGAAGCCAGCAAGTACATCGACGGTCTGGAAATGACCTTCTACGGCTCATCGTTCATTGCCGATCAAACTGGTGCGCTGGTGGCACAGGCCAATAAGACCGATGAAACGGTGCTGGTACACGCGTTCGATCTGGAGGCGATTGCCGCCCAGCGCGCGGCCTGGGGGCTGTTCCGTGATCGTCGTCCGGATATGTACGGCGTAATCGGGACTTCTGACGGCAAGACCTGGAGATAA
- the aguA gene encoding agmatine deiminase — MSELTTPLQDGFSMPAEWAPHDAVWMLWPYRRDNWRAEGDAIPAQRTFAAVAAAIAQTTPVIMGVPRDQMALAKGVMPAGVTLVEMESDDAWVRDTGPTVVLNSAGERRGVDWQFNAWGGTLGGLYEDWRRDENVAAQVLAYHGDARYAAPLILEGGSIHTDGEGTLLTTAECLLNPNRNPHLNKAQIEQLLRDYLGVSSFIWLEEGVYNDETDGHIDNMCCFVRPGEVALHWTDDETDPQYARSQAAYQVLSQVKDAKGRALKIWKLPAPGPLYATPEEAAGVTEGNAIERNAGSRLAGSYVNFLISNQQIIYPLLDERTDAEAHGLLQQMFPDYLISGVPAREILLGGGNIHCITQQIPAVKPV; from the coding sequence ATGTCTGAACTGACTACGCCGTTGCAGGACGGTTTCTCCATGCCGGCGGAATGGGCGCCGCACGACGCGGTGTGGATGCTGTGGCCGTATCGGCGCGACAACTGGCGTGCCGAAGGTGACGCTATTCCCGCCCAGCGCACCTTCGCCGCTGTCGCTGCCGCGATTGCGCAAACCACGCCGGTTATCATGGGCGTGCCGCGTGACCAGATGGCGTTGGCCAAAGGCGTGATGCCGGCTGGCGTCACGCTGGTGGAGATGGAAAGCGATGATGCCTGGGTGCGTGATACCGGGCCAACCGTAGTGCTGAACAGCGCCGGTGAACGCCGTGGCGTAGACTGGCAGTTCAACGCCTGGGGCGGCACGCTGGGCGGCTTGTATGAAGACTGGCGTCGTGATGAGAATGTGGCGGCGCAGGTGCTGGCGTATCATGGTGATGCGCGTTACGCCGCTCCGCTGATTCTGGAAGGTGGCTCCATCCATACTGATGGTGAAGGCACGCTGCTGACCACCGCTGAGTGCCTGCTGAACCCGAACCGCAATCCGCACCTGAACAAAGCGCAGATTGAGCAATTACTGCGGGATTATCTCGGTGTTTCTTCTTTTATCTGGCTGGAAGAGGGCGTCTATAACGACGAAACCGATGGTCACATCGACAACATGTGCTGTTTTGTGCGCCCCGGTGAAGTGGCGCTGCACTGGACGGATGATGAAACCGACCCGCAGTACGCTCGTTCTCAGGCGGCATATCAGGTGTTGTCGCAGGTGAAGGATGCCAAAGGTCGGGCGCTGAAAATCTGGAAACTGCCGGCACCGGGGCCGCTGTACGCGACGCCGGAAGAAGCAGCGGGCGTGACCGAAGGCAATGCCATTGAGCGTAACGCCGGGTCGCGGCTGGCGGGGTCTTACGTCAATTTCCTGATCAGTAATCAGCAGATTATTTATCCGCTGCTGGATGAGCGCACTGACGCCGAGGCCCATGGGTTGTTGCAACAGATGTTCCCCGACTACCTGATAAGTGGCGTTCCGGCCCGCGAGATCCTGCTGGGCGGCGGCAATATCCACTGTATTACGCAGCAAATTCCGGCGGTGAAACCGGTGTAA